TTGACCGACCGGTGCGAGCCTGCACCAATAGCTAGGTTGCGATAAAAACTTTCGCCGTCGGTGCAGTTTATCGAAAAGGCAGGGTCGTCGTACGAAAGGAACTTGGCCGTTATCGTGGTTTCTTTTGCATAGCCCTTTGCTTTGTTGCCAAAAGAGTCGATAAAGCTTGTTCCTACGTCCTCCTCATCGGCAGAACGGTATTCCACCTCGACATCTTTTGGGAGGACTATTAACGAAAAAGAGATTTTCTTGTTCTGTATTTCATCGACTTTCCAGTGCGACCGGACATGCTTGAAGAACACTTTGCAGATGCTCGTAAAGAGTACAGACTTGAACTTGCCGTCTTTTGTCAGTACCTTGGATCGCACGTATTCGTCATAGAGGTTCTTGCCCGAAACAAAATACCTCTCTTTGTCTATCTTCAACTGGACGCTATTCTTGGCTGCAATCCTTTCCTTCTTGGTGTTTAGGTCCAGCTCCCCGACAAACGATGCAGTCCCCTTACCTATCGTAAGGGAGATTGTTGGACCAGATTTGTTATTCAAGAATTGACCGTACAGTTCAACATAGGGCGGCGGAGAGTTTGGGCTGTTTGCCCGGAATTTGAGGCCAAGGCCGGCCGCCGTATTGGCAGGCATAGAGAAGAGCTCTTGGAATGACTTGTAATCTTCAAGCGTGTCGCTATATTGATCCAGAGCCTTTTTGTCTAGGGCAGGACGCGTCCCGCGCATTATCACCTTCTTGACCGGTTTGGGAGTCCTTACATACTCCCCCTTGAAATCCTTGTTTTTCAGGTACAGTTCAAAAGCCAGCAATTGTCTGGGGTTAACAGGCCATTGAATTAAACATTTTCATATAACATTTTCAGAGAAGGTTGAGCTATACCACGTTTGCCTAGGTTTCTTTTTCTTCCATTATTTCGCTTTCTTCCACGTCGCGCTTGTCGTCTTCCCACAGGCGCATCCTGTCCATCTTGTCGCGCCTTCTTGCCTCCTGCAGCATGTTGTAGACGCTCTTGTGCATGCTTCCCCGGCACAGCATGTCTATTGCGTCCGTCGCAAGCCTGACCTCGTGGTACGTGCCTATCAGGCTCACTGTGTGGCCGTAAACGGACATGGACGCTCCGCTCAGCTCCTCTATCGTGCGCCTTGACTTGCCGCCCTCGCCGATTATCCTGCCCTTGACGCGCTCTAGCGCGCTTGGCGACCTGCCGGTGTAGTCGCGCAGGTCTATTTGCTGGAACAGCATCTCCTCCTCTTCCAAAAGGCGCATGGCGCGCTGGGGCGAAAAGCCCCGCGAGATAGCAGAGATTATCTCGACTGCCTTGAACATCTCTATCTGCTCCACGGGCTTGTTTTCCCCGGTCGTTATCACGGCGTCGCCGGACTCGCTGTCAACCTCGATTGCGACCCCGCATCTTTTCTCGATGTCCTGCTTTACCCTTCCGCCCTTGCCTATCAGGACGGCTATCCTTTCCCTTGGAAGCTTGACGTTGTGCTGGAAGCTCATATCTCTTGTTTTATCCCGCTGTCATTATCCTGTCCATGAGGTGCGTGGTGTCAATGACGTCTATGCCCCGCTTGATGAAGAACCTGTTTACGTTCTGCACGTCGCGGACTAAAAACTGTTTTGAATTTGGGTGCTTGACGTCGACTGCCGAGCCAAAGTCAAGCAGGATTATCTCGCCTTTTGGGTTCTTGAATATGTTGTACTCTGACAGGTCGGCGTGCACGAGGCCGGCCTTTTGGTACAGTATTTGCAGCTGCTCCACCACTTCAGCATAGTCGGCTTCTGTTACGCTTTCAAGGTTTGCCAGCGGGGTCGCGACGTTTCCCTCGCTGTCGCCGATGAACTCCATGACAAGGACGTTCTTTTCAACCGCTATTGGCGCCGGCACGCGGACGCCGGCCTTGTGCGCCTGCTGCAGGTTCTTGAACTCTTTTCTTGCCCACGCGGAGATAAAGTTGCGGGTGCCTCCCTTGATCTCTGAAAAGCGCGGGTCGCCGGCGATGTACTGCATCCTCTTCTTGAACTCGGAGCTCACCGTCAGGTATATCTTCACCGCAAGGGGCGAGCCGTCGGGCGCCTCTCCAATGAACACCTTGGCCTCCTTGCCGGAGGCAAAGTGGCTCTGCACCGATTTCAGTATGCCGTCGTTTACCATTTTCGTGATGACCATCATGGTGGGCATGTCAAACACCTCCTCCACCACCTGGTAGTCCTCCGACTTTTTTTGCAAAAAGCGGTTTTCCCGCTCGTGGCGCGCATAGCGCCTGTCGGCCCGCGCGACGGCCTTTGGCTCTTTATGTTGTTCTTGTTCTTGCTGCTGTTGTTGCTGCTGTTTCTCTTCTTCCGGCTCTACGTCGTCTTTGCCCATCTAGGTCACTTTTGCTGGAACTTGAATATCATCAAGAATGGGACGCCGGATATGCGCTTGACGCTTGCCTCCTTTGCCATCTTCATCGAAAGCGCCTGGCCAACGATCTTGTCGCCTACCAGGTTTGCAATCGCGCACTTCTTCAAGAGCTCGCCGGCCTGCTGCGGCTCTATCACGTCCTGCTTGAAGTACGACTCGGTCAGGTCGATGGCAAGGCCGTCCTGCTCCAGCTTGCTCCCTATCAACTCAAGGTCGCAGATGTCTATCATGAGAGACCCCTGGTACTGGGTGGTCCGGGCAGCGTACAACTGATCTAGCTTCTACAGACAGTGTAATGAGTATTGCTGTATCTTTTACTGCTAGCCGTACGTCTCTACCTTGATGTCAAACGAGCCGTCCTTGCGCTTGTGCCTGTTGCTGACAAACCCTAGCGGTTGCAGTATCGAGATCACGCTGTCAATGGTGCCCGAGTAGCCGCAGATGTGAAAAAACGAGTTTTCCGGCGTGACTTTGCCGCCAAGCGCCCTTTCAAGCTCGGACAGGCGATCACCACCACCATTGCCATTACTATCCTTTGGCACCAGAAGCGACTCCACCCTGCCGGTGTGGCCGGTCCATCCCTCCGAGCCGGGATCGTTTGGCCTGCTCACCGTCGGCAAGTAGACAAAATTGCCGTTGCTTTCCTTTGCGAGCCGTTCAAACAGGTCCCGGTAGCCAAGCTCCTTTGCGTTGCGAGCGCCGTGCAACAGCGCTATCCTGCGCCGGGAGCCTGTCGCCTTTAGGTGCAGGGCATAGCCCACAAACGGCGCAAGTCCGGTCCCGGAGGCGACCAGAACAAGCGTCCTTTCGTCAGGCGTGCCGTCTACCCTCTTGTCTTCTATGGTAAAGGCGCCGGCGGGCTTGCGCCAGTAAAGCTCGTCGCCCTCTTTCATGTTGAAAAGGGCGGTGGTGAACTTGCCGGGCACCGGCTCTTGCGCCCACTTTATGTACAGCTCAAAGTAGCGCTTTTCCTCCGGGGGCGAGGAAAGCGAGTAGGCGCGGTTTGTTATCTTGTCGCCCTCGCCGTCCAGCTTTAGCCCGAGGGTGACGAACTGGCCGGGCTTGAAGTCGGGCACCGGGCTCCCGTCTGACGGCTGGATGCGGATTATCGCAAGGTCAGGGGTAAGGTCTTTCCTGTAGACAAGTTTTCCAAGGTTGGGCTGCGCGCTCATGTGTGTGTACCTGTACTCGAGAGTTTACGGTATATTTTGATATGCTTTTTATTTGGAGCCCTTTCGGTATAGATCGTCTTGGCAAGCGCAAAGGGCATAGCGATAACGGCCATAATCGCAGGCGGCATAATCGGTGCCAGCCTGCTCGTCTGGTTCCTGCCGCAGCAGGGCGGCATGCCCACGGGCACCAACATCACCGACAGGGAAGGCGCCGCGGCCGACGCCGCCAACCTGCCTGCTGACAACCTGTCATTTGTCTACACGCAGCACAATTTTGCCGCGACGGAAGTTGAAAACTCGTTTGACAAGTGGACCAAGGGCGAGGTCACTGCCAACGACATGAATTCTGCGATAAGCAAGGCAAGGTCGGACCTTGACGCGCTGAAAAAGCGCGTAGACAC
The sequence above is drawn from the Nitrososphaera viennensis EN76 genome and encodes:
- a CDS encoding KH domain-containing protein, translated to MSFQHNVKLPRERIAVLIGKGGRVKQDIEKRCGVAIEVDSESGDAVITTGENKPVEQIEMFKAVEIISAISRGFSPQRAMRLLEEEEMLFQQIDLRDYTGRSPSALERVKGRIIGEGGKSRRTIEELSGASMSVYGHTVSLIGTYHEVRLATDAIDMLCRGSMHKSVYNMLQEARRRDKMDRMRLWEDDKRDVEESEIMEEKET
- a CDS encoding serine protein kinase RIO; the encoded protein is MGKDDVEPEEEKQQQQQQQEQEQHKEPKAVARADRRYARHERENRFLQKKSEDYQVVEEVFDMPTMMVITKMVNDGILKSVQSHFASGKEAKVFIGEAPDGSPLAVKIYLTVSSEFKKRMQYIAGDPRFSEIKGGTRNFISAWARKEFKNLQQAHKAGVRVPAPIAVEKNVLVMEFIGDSEGNVATPLANLESVTEADYAEVVEQLQILYQKAGLVHADLSEYNIFKNPKGEIILLDFGSAVDVKHPNSKQFLVRDVQNVNRFFIKRGIDVIDTTHLMDRIMTAG
- a CDS encoding DUF424 domain-containing protein; the encoded protein is MYAARTTQYQGSLMIDICDLELIGSKLEQDGLAIDLTESYFKQDVIEPQQAGELLKKCAIANLVGDKIVGQALSMKMAKEASVKRISGVPFLMIFKFQQK
- a CDS encoding ferredoxin--NADP reductase; the encoded protein is MSAQPNLGKLVYRKDLTPDLAIIRIQPSDGSPVPDFKPGQFVTLGLKLDGEGDKITNRAYSLSSPPEEKRYFELYIKWAQEPVPGKFTTALFNMKEGDELYWRKPAGAFTIEDKRVDGTPDERTLVLVASGTGLAPFVGYALHLKATGSRRRIALLHGARNAKELGYRDLFERLAKESNGNFVYLPTVSRPNDPGSEGWTGHTGRVESLLVPKDSNGNGGGDRLSELERALGGKVTPENSFFHICGYSGTIDSVISILQPLGFVSNRHKRKDGSFDIKVETYG